One window from the genome of Musa acuminata AAA Group cultivar baxijiao chromosome BXJ1-4, Cavendish_Baxijiao_AAA, whole genome shotgun sequence encodes:
- the LOC135672660 gene encoding uncharacterized protein LOC135672660, translated as MLAEMMSRRDFQLFADGFLDGNVRRPTEIEGIATINVTSSLPSSSSPSSSPGSSAGSSHIHHRVSKMDTLAGVAIKYGVEVADIKRLNGLVTDLQMFAHKSLQIPLPGRHPPSTYLCDGSVENGEHSPPYQPRNDVLDLIESLNWKPSACKVSPAMSKLQGYYGLTPNKRRPELGGAEMADYKVGRRCLNDELSSKESPTSDPFPRRHRKSRSLANGFLTENGDITGENTVLEAADNNETERSIRRRQKTDTPEFLDSNGGFSGRVGKGIAPRPKPGSRTDTDTKRLSAILSGDSVKTEGLFSVRKSSSTSCLQSQDPDNNSSLWPRSKWILKPDVLARPIFDGLPKSMTAKRNKAALD; from the exons ATGCTGGCGGAGATGATGAGCCGGAGGGACTTTCAACTCTTCGCGGATGGCTTCTTGGACGGAAACGTACGCCGACCGACAGAGATCGAAGGCATTGCGACGATCAACGTGACCTCGTCTTTGCCTTCTTCGTCGTCGCCGTCTTCCTCGCCTGGCTCCTCCGCTGGATCCAGTCATATCCATCATCGCGTCTCCAAGATGGACACTCTTGCTGGTGTTGCGATTAAGTATGGTGTCGAG GTGGCAGACATCAAACGATTAAATGGATTAGTGACGGATCTTCAGATGTTTGCTCACAAATCCTTGCAAATTCCTCTGCCCGGAAGGCATCCTCCGTCGACTTATCTATGCGACGGTTCAGTAGAGAACGG AGAGCATTCTCCGCCCTATCAACCTCGTAATGATGTTTTGGATTTGATCGAGTCCCTCAACTGGAAACCTTCTGCATGTAAAGTTTCTCCTGCAATGAGCAAGTTACAGGGATACTATGGTCTCACCCCCAATAAACGGAGGCCAGAGCTTGGAGGCGCGGAGATGGCAGACTATAAAGTAGGAAGACGCTGCTTGAACGATGAATTATCATCTAAAGAATCTCCCACTTCTGATCCATTTCCAAGGAGGCATAGGAAGTCTAGAAGTCTGGCAAATGGATTCTTAACAGAAAATGGAGACATCACTGGGGAAAATACAGTTTTAGAAGCTGCGGATAATAATGAGACTGAGAGATCTATTAGGAGACGTCAAAAAACTGATACCCCAGAATTTTTGGATAGCAATGGTGGATTCTCAGGTAGGGTAGGAAAAGGAATAGCACCGAGGCCAAAACCAGGGAGCAGGACTGATACCGATACCAAACGCTTGAGTGCCATCCTCAGTGGTGATTCTGTCAAGACTGAAGGTCTTTTTTCTGTCAGGAAATCCTCCAGCACTTCGTGTTTGCAATCGCAGGACCCTGATAATAACTCTTCCCTCTGGCCTAGAAGCAAGTGGATCTTGAAACCAGACGTCCTTGCTAGGCCAATATTTGATGGCTTGCCCAAGTCCATGACTGCAAAGAGGAACAAAGCTGCTCTGGATTAG
- the LOC135671796 gene encoding serine carboxypeptidase-like 34 isoform X1, whose translation MGTSSSSSFCFLLLLLLLLVFGLSYSYAELDHEALKQQQADRVVRLPGQPPVDFHQYAGYVTVNESHGRALFYWFFEATHDVEKKPLLLWLNGGPGCSSIGYGEAEELGPFLMQKGKPELKFNKHSWNKDANLLFLESPVGVGFSYTNTSSDLNSLGDKITAEDSYIFLFNWFKRFPQFKSHDFYIAGESYAGHYVPQLSEKIFDENKKASKENYINFKGFIIGNALMDDDTDQTGMVDYAWDHAVISDRVYHDVKKSCNFSEENVTKACDDALEEYFAVYDIIDMYSLYAPVCVRPNTSMSWSERSYFVEGASPKLFSKYRKWHQKPAGYDPCVSLYSEVYFNREDVQEALHANVTKLGYNWTHCSSDVITRWNDAPASVLPVIRKLIRGGIRVWVFSGDTDGRIPVTSTRYTLHKLGLKTTREWTPWYDRKQVGGWTIIFDGLTFVTVRGAGHQVPTFAPRQARQLIHHFLADQQLPSSPF comes from the exons ATGGGTACTTCCTCGTCTTCTTCCttctgcttcctcctcctcctcctcctcctcctcgtcttcggCTTATCCTACTCTTACGCTGAATTGGACCACGAGGCCTTGAAACAACAGCAGGCCGACCGTGTGGTTCGACTCCCCGGCCAGCCGCCGGTTGACTTCCACCAGTACGCTGGCTACGTCACCGTCAACGAAAGCCACGGGCGGGCCCTCTTCTACTGGTTCTTCGAGGCCACCCACGACGTCGAGAAGAAGCCGCTTCTCCTTTGGCTCAACGGAG GACCTGGTTGTTCTTCCATTGGGTACGGAGAGGCAGAGGAGTTGGGGCCTTTTCTGATGCAAAAGGGgaagccagagctcaagttcaacAAGCATTCCTGGAACAAAG ATGCCAATCTGCTGTTTCTCGAGTCTCCGGTGGGCGTGGGATTTTCTTACACAAACACCAGTTCTGACTTGAACTCACTCGGGGATAAGATCACTG CCGAAGACTCGTACATTTTCCTGTTCAACTGGTTCAAGAGGTTCCCGCAGTTCAAATCCCATGACTTCTACATCGCTGGAGAAAGCTATGCAG GGCATTATGTACCTCAACTTTCCGAGAAAATATTCGACGAAAACAAAAAAGCTTCCAAGGAGAATTACATCAACTTCAAGGGTTTCATA ATTGGAAATGCGTTGATGGATGATGATACTGATCAGACCGGAATGGTCGACTACGCATGGGATCATGCTGTCATCTCCGATCGTGTGTACCATGATGTCAAGAAGAGCTGCAATTTTAGTGAAGAGAATGTCACCAAGGCATGCGATGATGCGTTAGAAGAGTACTTTGCAGTGTACGATATCATCGATATGTACAGCTTGTATGCCCCTGTTTGTGTCCGACCGAACACATCCATGTCTTGGAGCGAAAGGTCATACTTCGTCGAAGGCGCCTCCCCCAAGCTGTTCTCCAAATAT AGAAAATGGCATCAGAAACCGGCAGGTTATGATCCTTGTGTCTCGCTCTACAGCGAGGTGTACTTTAACCgagaagatgttcaagaagctctTCATGCCAATGTCACCAAGCTTGGTTACAATTGGACTCACTGCAG CAGTGATGTGATTACCCGTTGGAATGATGCACCGGCCTCTGTTCTCCCAGTCATCCGAAAGCTCATCCGTGGCGGCATCAGGGTGTGGGTCTTCAG CGGTGATACGGATGGAAGAATTCCAGTCACCTCCACGAGATACACGCTGCACAAGCTTGGCCTGAAAACAACTCGAGAGTGGACGCCATGGTACGACCGCAAGCAG GTCGGTGGGTGGACGATCATCTTCGACGGGCTCACCTTCGTCACGGTGAGGGGCGCAGGTCATCAAGTCCCCACGTTTGCTCCCAGGCAAGCTCGACAGCTCATTCATCATTTCTTGGCCGACCAGCAATTGCCTTCTTCCCCGTTCTAG
- the LOC135672661 gene encoding uncharacterized protein LOC135672661: protein MSAEKNNTNKIRQGKKTSASCFACFSSSADSDSGFPEESKPGAGSKRKLSSCFSRPRCRNTKKKRKGNAALLNAPTPPSTDLNAVEGRSPLAQECNSGIQTKIEDQQQQQQQAEAEDDPKLDSRGQHVVTHISPEIDCRSQLAPQIGARSSRPTTSRFGRASPRGPVRSERLVLSVVGPWITVATLAVMVFSGRAAAIICLCSCFYLLPLYRWPVSADAWFKRN from the exons ATGTCTGCTGAGAAGAACAACACCAACAAGATCCGACAAGGGAAGAAGACATCGGCATCCTGCTTCGCCTGCTTCTCCAGCTCTGCCGATTCCGACTCCGGTTTCCCGGAGGAGTCGAAGCCAGGCGCGGGCTCCAAGCGCAAGCTCTCATCCTGCTTCTCGCGGCCTCGGTGTCGAAacacgaagaagaagaggaaggggaatGCGGCACTCCTCAATGCTCCGACGCCACCATCAACTGATCTTAATGCAGTTGAAGGGAGGTCACCACTTGCTCAG GAGTGTAATAGCGGTATCCAAACCAAAATCGaggatcagcagcagcagcagcaacaagcaGAGGCAGAAGACGATCCAAAACTCGACTCACGCGGTCAACATGTTGTCACCCACATCTCACCTGAGATCGATTGTCGGTCGCAATTGGCTCCACAAATCGGGGCGAGGAGCAGCAGGCCAACAACATCCCGGTTCGGCCGTGCATCCCCCCGCGGACCGGTTCGATCGGAGAGGCTCGTGCTGTCTGTCGTCGGGCCATGGATCACGGTGGCGACACTGGCGGTGATGGTGTTCTCCGGTCGTGCAGCTGCTATCATTTGCTTGTGTTCCTGCTTCTATTTGCTCCCACTCTACAGATGGCCGGTCTCGGCCGATGCATGGTTCAAGAGAAATTGA
- the LOC135672238 gene encoding receptor-like protein EIX2, with amino-acid sequence MELSFQSDYYSDDDYWDDHMMLFIKGRESEYGSKLLALVTTIDLSNNGLSGYIPEEFGNLHGLRNLNLSWNHLIGEIPNNISNLQQLEILDLSRNDLSGAIPSGLADLNFLDHLNLSYNNLSGRIPTGNQLQTLNDPTIYAGNPNLCGPPLSKICTDDVSEGNEGEPNEDADSRIETIWLYAGITLGFITGFWTVFGTLLLHRRWRIAYFRAADSMYDSLCTVILVNMARIKTKVLRRSRDN; translated from the coding sequence ATGGAACTCTCCTTTCAATCAGATTACTATAGTGATGATGATTATTGGGACGaccacatgatgcttttcataaaaggAAGAGAATCTGAGTATGGCAGCAAACTACTTGCACTTGTAACAACTATCGATCTTTCCAACAATGGGTTGTCTGGATATATCCCTGAAGAGTTTGGGAATCTACATGGATTGCGGAACTTAAATCTATCTTGGAATCACTTGATAGGAGAAATACCAAATAACATCAGTAATTTGCAACAACTGGAAATACTTGATCTATCAAGAAATGATCTTTCAGGTGCAATTCCTTCAGGCTTAGCGGATTTAAACTTTTTAGATCATTTGAACTTGTCATACAATAATCTTTCTGGTAGAATTCCCACCGGCAATCAGCTGCAAACTCTTAATGATCCAACTATCTATGCCGGCAATCCAAATCTTTGCGGTCCTCCTCTTTCCAAAATTTGTACAGACGATGTGTCCGAAGGTAATGAAGGAGAGCCAAATGAAGACGCCGATAGTAGAATTGAAACTATTTGGTTATACGCAGGTATCACGCTGGGATTCATCACAGGATTTTGGACAGTTTTTGGAACCCTTCTGTTGCACAGGAGATGGAGGATTGCCTACTTCAGAGCTGCTGATAGCATGTATGACTCGCTCTGTACTGTGATCTTAGTGAACATGGCAAGGATCAAAACGAAAGTACTGAGAAGAAGTCGTGATAACTGA
- the LOC135671796 gene encoding serine carboxypeptidase-like 34 isoform X2 gives MGTSSSSSFCFLLLLLLLLVFGLSYSYAELDHEALKQQQADRVVRLPGQPPVDFHQYAGYVTVNESHGRALFYWFFEATHDVEKKPLLLWLNGGPGCSSIGYGEAEELGPFLMQKGKPELKFNKHSWNKDANLLFLESPVGVGFSYTNTSSDLNSLGDKITAEDSYIFLFNWFKRFPQFKSHDFYIAGESYAGHYVPQLSEKIFDENKKASKENYINFKGFIIGNALMDDDTDQTGMVDYAWDHAVISDRVYHDVKKSCNFSEENVTKACDDALEEYFAVYDIIDMYSLYAPVCVRPNTSMSWSERSYFVEGASPKLFSKYRKWHQKPAGYDPCVSLYSEVYFNREDVQEALHANVTKLGYNWTHCSDVITRWNDAPASVLPVIRKLIRGGIRVWVFSGDTDGRIPVTSTRYTLHKLGLKTTREWTPWYDRKQVGGWTIIFDGLTFVTVRGAGHQVPTFAPRQARQLIHHFLADQQLPSSPF, from the exons ATGGGTACTTCCTCGTCTTCTTCCttctgcttcctcctcctcctcctcctcctcctcgtcttcggCTTATCCTACTCTTACGCTGAATTGGACCACGAGGCCTTGAAACAACAGCAGGCCGACCGTGTGGTTCGACTCCCCGGCCAGCCGCCGGTTGACTTCCACCAGTACGCTGGCTACGTCACCGTCAACGAAAGCCACGGGCGGGCCCTCTTCTACTGGTTCTTCGAGGCCACCCACGACGTCGAGAAGAAGCCGCTTCTCCTTTGGCTCAACGGAG GACCTGGTTGTTCTTCCATTGGGTACGGAGAGGCAGAGGAGTTGGGGCCTTTTCTGATGCAAAAGGGgaagccagagctcaagttcaacAAGCATTCCTGGAACAAAG ATGCCAATCTGCTGTTTCTCGAGTCTCCGGTGGGCGTGGGATTTTCTTACACAAACACCAGTTCTGACTTGAACTCACTCGGGGATAAGATCACTG CCGAAGACTCGTACATTTTCCTGTTCAACTGGTTCAAGAGGTTCCCGCAGTTCAAATCCCATGACTTCTACATCGCTGGAGAAAGCTATGCAG GGCATTATGTACCTCAACTTTCCGAGAAAATATTCGACGAAAACAAAAAAGCTTCCAAGGAGAATTACATCAACTTCAAGGGTTTCATA ATTGGAAATGCGTTGATGGATGATGATACTGATCAGACCGGAATGGTCGACTACGCATGGGATCATGCTGTCATCTCCGATCGTGTGTACCATGATGTCAAGAAGAGCTGCAATTTTAGTGAAGAGAATGTCACCAAGGCATGCGATGATGCGTTAGAAGAGTACTTTGCAGTGTACGATATCATCGATATGTACAGCTTGTATGCCCCTGTTTGTGTCCGACCGAACACATCCATGTCTTGGAGCGAAAGGTCATACTTCGTCGAAGGCGCCTCCCCCAAGCTGTTCTCCAAATAT AGAAAATGGCATCAGAAACCGGCAGGTTATGATCCTTGTGTCTCGCTCTACAGCGAGGTGTACTTTAACCgagaagatgttcaagaagctctTCATGCCAATGTCACCAAGCTTGGTTACAATTGGACTCACTGCAG TGATGTGATTACCCGTTGGAATGATGCACCGGCCTCTGTTCTCCCAGTCATCCGAAAGCTCATCCGTGGCGGCATCAGGGTGTGGGTCTTCAG CGGTGATACGGATGGAAGAATTCCAGTCACCTCCACGAGATACACGCTGCACAAGCTTGGCCTGAAAACAACTCGAGAGTGGACGCCATGGTACGACCGCAAGCAG GTCGGTGGGTGGACGATCATCTTCGACGGGCTCACCTTCGTCACGGTGAGGGGCGCAGGTCATCAAGTCCCCACGTTTGCTCCCAGGCAAGCTCGACAGCTCATTCATCATTTCTTGGCCGACCAGCAATTGCCTTCTTCCCCGTTCTAG
- the LOC135672659 gene encoding receptor-like protein EIX1 gives MGERSPLLVIMFSLALLTIKLEISHGSTYIRCRERERKALIDFKLGLRDPSHRLSSWVGEDCCTWEGVDCSNITGHVTKLDLRNQHNEDIVDCSDDNTFDIFALHTGCKWALRGDLSPSLLSLRRLHHLDISGNYFKRNHIPELLGSLTRLTYLNLSNAGFVGRVPDQLGNLSALLYLDLSYDGDDFSRNLFIENPEWISRLASLRRLNLNSVYFRSASNWLRALNALPHVREVELSGCYLGTLPRSLPYVNFTSLTRLDLGYNGFNSSIPDWLLNITSLQYLYLGYNSLSVFLPAIAKLTSLRALDLSENLFHRGFIPRTLSDLCKLQSLRLSGTFINDSLVNLEVAFSGCLKFSLEELDLGSTRLGGSMRADWLGNMKNLKYLDLSENSLHGSVPDSLVNLSLLQCLDLSNNNLNGSIPEGLGQLKSLVYLFLSGNSLNLSEVHLANLSSLKYLYISDNTSFLMESHDWTPPFQLISLGMAFCQVAPRPHFPVWLQTQKDLYTLDLRTTGIKETIPNWLPSGLRLLFLSNNEITGEVPQYLPNLIAMELSNNSFSGRLPPGPFLFKKMYELD, from the exons ATGGGTGAGAGATCCCCTCTTCTTGTCATCATGTTCTCTCTTGCTCTACTGACCATTAAGCTTGAGATTTCTCATGGTTCCAcctatatccgttgccgagagagaGAGCGGAAAGCCCTGATCGACTTCAAGCTCGGACTCCGTGATCCTTCCCATCGTCTCTCTTCCTGGGTCGGGGAGGATTGTTGTACCTGGGAAGGCGTCGACTGCAGCAACATCACTGGCCACGTTACCAAGCTCGACCTTCGGAATCAACACAACGAGGACATAGTTGACTGCTCTGACGATAATACGTTTGACATTTTTGCGCTACATACCGGATGCAAATGGGCACTGCGTGGTGACCTGAGCCCATCGTTGCTTTCTCTGCGGCGCCTTCATCACTTGGATATCAGCGGCAACTATTTTAAGCGTAACCACATCCCTGAGTTATTGGGATCCTTGACGAGACTAACGTATCTAAATCTCTCAAATGCAGGCTTCGTGGGTAGAGTACCCGATCAGCTGGGGAATCTCTCTGCCTTGCTCTACCTCGACCTTTCTTATGACGGAGATGATTTCTCTCGAAACTTGTTCATCGAAAACCCTGAATGGATCTCTCGGCTCGCTTCACTTCGGCGTCTGAATTTGAATTCAGTCTATTTTAGAAGTGCGTCCAACTGGTTACGAGCATTGAACGCCCTCCCTCATGTTCGAGAAGTTGAATTGTCTGGCTGCTACTTGGGAACCTTACCTCGTTCGCTTCCTTATGTCAACTTCACATCTCTCACCAGACTTGATCTTGGATATAACGGTTTCAACTCTAGCATACCAGATTGGTTGCTTAATATTACTAGTCTCCAGTACCTTTACCTTGGTTACAATTCTCTCTCGGTCTTCCTTCCTGCCATTGCCAAGCTGACATCTCTCAGGGCACTCGACTTGTCCGAAAATTTGTTCCACAGGGGCTTTATACCGAGAACTCTGTCCGACCTCTGCAAGCTCCAAAGCCTCCGACTAAGTGGCACGTTTATCAACGATTCGCTAGTCAATTTGGAAGTGGCTTTTTCTGGATGTCTTAAGTTCAGCTTGGAGGAATTGGACCTTGGCTCCACTCGGCTTGGAGGTTCCATGCGAGCAGATTGGTTGGGAAACATGAAGAATCTCAAATATCTTGATCTTTCTGAGAATTCGCTCCATGGTTCAGTGCCTGATTCTCTTGTCAACCTGTCATTGCTGCAATGTTTGGATCTCAGTAACAACAATTTGAATGGGTCGATTCCCGAAGGCCTCGGACAACTGAAAAGCCTTGTCTATTTGTTTCTCTCCGGTAACTCATTGAACTTGTCTGAAGTCCACTTGGCTAATCTATCAAGTTTAAAGTATTTGTATATTTCTGACAACACGTCGTTCCTGATGGAAAGCCATGATTGGACTCCTCCTTTTCAACTTATATCACTGGGAATGGCTTTCTGCCAAGTAGCACCGAGGCCTCATTTTCCAGTATGGCTCCAAACACAGAAAGATCTTTATACGTTAGACTTGAGGACAACAGGAATCAAAGAGACGATCCCTAATTGGCTTCCTTCCGGTCTCAGGCTTTTATTCCTCTCCAATAATGAGATTACCGGCGAGGTGCCACAGTATTTGCCGAATCTAATAGCTATGGAGCTCTCAAATAATTCCTTCTCCGGCCGTCTCCCTCCAG GTCCCTTTTTGTTTAAGAAGATGTACGAGCTTGATTAA
- the LOC135672237 gene encoding wall-associated receptor kinase 3-like: MGLLKILLFLLASTSTGSIRRESRSTNTTFPLLLFCPKSCGNISFEYPFGIGDGCFRTGFNLTCRNHSSSAPRLFLGDGTIEVTRIYVNQGFIYIKSPTVGDEFNRTSLIDLKNWPYSFDLMEQTAPHSSQGLTYTEVYVIGCSAMAKLVDLTTNKTISTCLSICAANDSSLNSLWSDINNRYCSLDLSFTNATALEIQLTRIYQTELHLVNTSSIKVIMFDDIDDDLEGVLNGSRRNVEVTLAWYMNDHLSCEEAKNTNTYACVSQNSLCHDAISHKSFTPAAAAANGCVTKCGSIDVLFPFGLEKDCYRDDSFALTCNTTSNPPTLILDYLYIVNNISLEEGQLELEEKGSFSYIGNSTRPFVFFNGQVIVNWVIEFQPCEDAKKNMTTFACVYAHSSCIDTTITNDDGKFVGYRCKCSQGYQGNPYVPNGCTGVIIGVSSGIGLLLLCSSLLILRRKWKKRKQKKTREKYFHQNHGLLLQQLISSSEDISERTKIFSLEEMEKATNNFDETRVLGRGGHGTVYKGILSDQRVVAVKKSKYVKQSEIDQFINEVAVLSQINHRNIVKLFGCCLETEVPLLIYEFISYGTLLDHLHIPDGNSILSWDDRLRIAVEAAGALAYLHSAASISIFHRDVKSSNVLLDDHLTAKISDFGSSRLIPLDQTHLLTAVQGTFGYLDPEYYQTSQLTEKSDVYSFGVILLELLTGKKPIFSTEYEDRLNLSMHFLQTVRANRPFDLIDDLVMKEATEEELIDMIGLVEICLRLKGAKRPTMKEVEYKLQNLRSQTEKNRILFGQR; the protein is encoded by the exons atgGGGTTGCTCAAGATTTTACTCTTTCTGCTGGCATCCACATCAACGGGTTCAATAAGAAGAGAAAGTAGATCAACAAACACAACTTTTCCCCTCCTTCTTTTCTGCCCGAAAAGTTGTGGGAATATCAGCTTCGAGTATCCTTTCGGCATCGGCGATGGCTGTTTCCGGACAGGCTTTAATCTTACCTGCAGAAACCATTCCAGCAGCGCTCCCAGGCTTTTCCTGGGTGATGGCACCATCGAGGTAACGAGAATTTATGTGAACCAGGGGTTCATATATATTAAATCACCAACTGTCGGCGATGAGTTTAACCGCACCTCACTAATTGATCTGAAGAATTGGCCTTACTCTTTTGACTTGATGGAACAGACGGCACCTCATTCTTCTCAAGGATTGACATATACCGAAGTTTACGTTATAGGTTGTAGCGCCATGGCCAAGCTAGTGGATCTTACCACCAATAAAACCATTAGCACCTGTCTTAGTATCTGCGCTGCCAATGATTCGAGTCTAAATTCACTGTGGTCCGACATTAACAATAGATATTGCTCATTGGATCTATCTTTTACGAATGCAACTGCCTTAGAAATTCAGCTAACTCGAATCTATCAAACCGAGTTACACTTGGTGAATACCTCCAGCATCAAGGTCATTATGTTCGATGATATAGATGATGATCTCGAAGGAGTATTAAACGGAAGTAGAAGGAATGTGGAGGTCACCTTGGCGTGGTACATGAATGATCATCTTTCATGTGAAGAGGCCAAGAATACAAATACATACGCTTGCGTCAGTCAAAATAGTCTTTGCCATGATGCCATTTCTC ATAAATCTTTTacacctgctgctgctgctgcaaacgGCTGTGTTACTAAATGCGGGAGTATTGACGTCTTGTTTCCATTTGGGCTGGAGAAGGACTGTTATAGGGACGACTCATTTGCTCTGACATGCAACACCACATCCAATCCTCCCACCCTCATTTTAGATTACCTTTACATAGTGAATAATATATCGCTGGAGGAAGGCCAATTGGAACTCGAGGAAAAAGGCAGTTTCAGCTACATTGGCAATAGCACCAGACCTTTCGTCTTTTTTAATGGGCAGGTCATCGTTAATTGGGTGATCGAGTTCCAGCCTTGCGAGGATGCTAAGAAGAACATGACCACCTTCGCATGTGTCTACGCTCACAGCTCATGTATCGACACAACAATTACTAACGACGAtggcaagtttgtgggataccgttGCAAATGCTCGCAAGGTTACCAAGGAAATCCTTACGTGCCTAATGGATGCACAG GTGTCATCATTGGTGTCAGCAGCGGCATAGGCCTATTACTCTTATGTTCGAGTCTCCTCATCCTGAGAAGgaaatggaaaaaaagaaaacaaaagaaaactagAGAAAAATACTTCCATCAGAACCATGGTTTACTGCTACAACAGTTAATCTCGTCTAGTGAAGATATTAGTGAGAGAACAAAGATATTTTCTCTGGAAGAGATGGAGAAGGCAACTAATAATTTTGATGAGACTCGAGTGCTCGGCCGCGGCGGACATGGAACGGTTTACAAAGGAATTTTGTCAGATCAACGTGTAGTCGCCGTCAAAAAATCTAAATATGTGAAACAAAGTGAGATAGACCAGTTCATCAATGAGGTTGCAGTTCTTTCTCAGATTAATCACAGGAATATTGTTAAGCTTTTCGGGTGTTGCTTGGAAACTGAAGTTCCCTTGTTGATCTATGAGTTTATCTCGTATGGGACTCTTTTAGATCATCTCCATATTCCAGATGGTAACTCTATATTATCATGGGATGATCGCCTGAGGATTGCTGTTGAGGCTGCCGGAGCGCTCGCTTATTTACACTCGGCTGCTTCAATTTCGATATTTCATAGAGATGTCAAATCATCAAATGTTCTCTTAGATGATCATTTAACTGCCAAAATATCAGATTTTGGATCCTCAAGACTTATTCCACTCGACCAAACTCATTTACTCACTGCTGTACAAGGCACCTTTGGATACCTTGACCCGGAGTACTATCAGACCAGTCAGTTGACAGAGAAAAGCGATGTTTATAGCTTCGGAGTCATTCTTCTAGAACTTTTAACAGGTAAAAAGCCAATTTTCTCCACCGAATATGAAGACAGACTGAATCTATCGATGCATTTTCTTCAAACGGTGAGAGCGAATCGCCCCTTTGATCTTATAGATGATCTTGTTATGAAAGAAGCGACCGAAGAAGAGCTCATCGACATGATTGGATTGGTAGAAATATGTTTAAGATTGAAAGGGGCTAAACGTCCTACGATGAAAGAGGTGGAATATAAATTGCAGAACTTGAGAAGTCAGACTGAAAAAAATAGGATATTGTTTGGTCAAAGATGA